From Gimesia panareensis, the proteins below share one genomic window:
- a CDS encoding glycosyltransferase family 2 protein: MVGNAVWPKSAKAEQQENQTILEVDPDRNLVSIVIAARNNGPFLSEAIESALNQSVECEVIYVDDCSFDDSLKVANNYRDQGLQVLRSQYHRGVCEARNLGASTAKGDYLLFLDGDDILQTDYVQKHLDAITPQTPFVYGAAEAFGAFSTFWDAPEWAEGRLWLRNFVNTSALWNRHAFETAGRWRNKINTMWDWDLALRGSRLGTPAKSEAVLLYRQHPTSWSANIQTKNEERQETLLPKMRQICTRLSIGSIISGRLADFFPQWMSAVAQSVKLINTQEPVELVLLDNSNNPRTLEKMRNESYRYLNTFETIRIISHPVKFQYTTERDRRNKVAQFMAHACNRLKSEMRGDIHWIIEDDILVPLEAGKELSETLMNGWVPPNAVSGCYRSRHIESQFVGGFFDEEHIVNTFKELGTQITSVDYCGTGCLMYWKDRTPQYWRSHYRKSPAHDWAWCAQLKREHGEIMMLPSVHCGHVQTPENILY, from the coding sequence ATGGTAGGAAACGCAGTCTGGCCAAAGTCAGCAAAAGCAGAACAACAGGAAAACCAGACAATTTTAGAGGTAGACCCTGACCGGAATCTGGTCAGCATCGTGATCGCAGCCAGAAATAACGGACCGTTCCTCTCAGAGGCGATCGAATCCGCTTTGAACCAAAGCGTTGAATGTGAAGTGATTTATGTCGACGACTGCAGCTTTGACGATTCCCTCAAAGTAGCCAACAACTACCGCGATCAGGGCCTGCAGGTGCTCAGATCCCAGTATCATCGTGGAGTCTGTGAGGCACGCAACCTGGGTGCTTCAACCGCCAAAGGCGATTACCTCCTGTTCCTGGATGGGGATGACATCCTGCAGACAGACTATGTCCAGAAACATCTGGATGCCATTACCCCTCAAACTCCTTTTGTCTATGGTGCCGCAGAAGCATTCGGTGCTTTTTCAACATTCTGGGATGCCCCCGAATGGGCCGAGGGCCGCCTGTGGTTACGTAATTTTGTCAACACCTCGGCCCTCTGGAATCGTCATGCATTTGAAACAGCAGGACGCTGGCGGAATAAGATTAACACCATGTGGGACTGGGACCTGGCTTTACGAGGCTCTCGGCTGGGAACTCCGGCGAAAAGCGAGGCCGTCTTACTTTATCGCCAGCACCCGACTTCCTGGTCTGCCAATATCCAGACGAAAAACGAAGAACGCCAGGAAACACTGTTGCCCAAAATGAGACAGATCTGCACCAGATTGAGCATTGGATCCATTATCAGCGGCAGACTGGCAGACTTTTTTCCACAGTGGATGTCAGCGGTCGCCCAATCCGTCAAACTGATCAACACCCAGGAACCGGTAGAACTGGTCCTGCTGGATAATTCAAACAACCCACGCACACTGGAAAAGATGAGAAATGAATCCTATCGCTATCTAAACACCTTCGAAACGATTCGAATTATTTCCCATCCCGTAAAATTCCAGTACACAACGGAACGAGACAGAAGAAACAAGGTCGCCCAGTTCATGGCACATGCCTGTAACCGTCTGAAGTCTGAAATGCGGGGAGATATTCACTGGATTATCGAAGACGATATCCTGGTTCCGCTCGAAGCCGGCAAAGAACTTTCTGAGACCCTGATGAACGGCTGGGTTCCCCCGAATGCAGTCTCAGGCTGTTACCGCAGCCGCCATATCGAATCTCAGTTTGTCGGCGGCTTTTTCGATGAGGAACACATCGTGAACACCTTCAAGGAACTGGGCACACAAATCACATCAGTGGATTATTGTGGTACAGGTTGTCTGATGTACTGGAAAGACAGGACCCCTCAATACTGGCGGAGCCATTATCGGAAATCTCCCGCTCATGACTGGGCCTGGTGCGCGCAACTGAAACGGGAACATGGTGAGATTATGATGCTCCCCTCCGTGCATTGTGGTCACGTTCAGACACCGGAAAACATCCTGTATTAG
- a CDS encoding serine/threonine-protein kinase: MDKCLSDSQIIQYLVHDLDSEELKRCSEHLNHCASCQKRIEIEADDDELKAWQHCHQRQLQEAHAEKQPFSDDRIDRLFRSTISSIQQSGSSQDTSPPKAASRPTPAFTPLEETPVRTLGNYNLIEQIGQGGMGVVYRATHTHLKKQVVVKLILNSRWDDKNQIQRFYREMEVIGNLDHPNIVKARDAGEIDGTCFLVMEYLDGHDVKSILKAEGKLSITSACYILRQVANGLQYIHNHQLIHRDIKPSNLFLTVDGQVKILDLGLAGLSQGEASDLTDSHCIMGSVYYMAPEQAQSVKRIDHRADIYSLGCAFFQMLTGRPPFKRPSQIETILAHREDPAPHIRVSRPEIPDELEALFQSMLKKDPEERIQTMAEIVEILDHFLHEHSDLVLSESSETRFTESQELRALCNNARLSPAIEALQQTASTQYTRPHKPARLQKKTVVSSVFVCCVLGVITIPFWEQISGTKDPIPVVPLSENSSPVSAAEPNTSHPELERKAAIWFINHGCELVISGEIEPVNQIEKLPEHDFNITQIDFKPQTITPELLAPLKDLSKLEILYMDDCDVEPGSLKPLEGMRALWKLDLHNSGITDDDLAVISSLKNLANLSIQKNLKLTDQGVQYLGHLQKLKSVNLARLNVSDKGLQFLRTNPDLIWLSLEETQITDDTVPAFKQLHSMEKLFLKKTRISEKEFQDLKNSLKKLTEYSY; this comes from the coding sequence ATGGATAAGTGCCTCTCGGACAGTCAAATCATTCAATATCTCGTTCATGATCTGGACAGCGAAGAACTGAAACGCTGCTCAGAGCACTTGAATCATTGTGCGAGTTGCCAGAAACGAATTGAAATTGAAGCGGATGATGACGAACTGAAAGCCTGGCAGCACTGCCATCAGCGGCAACTGCAGGAGGCCCATGCAGAAAAACAGCCTTTCTCAGATGATCGCATCGATCGGCTGTTTCGCTCAACCATCTCTTCCATTCAACAGTCTGGATCTTCCCAGGATACTTCGCCTCCCAAAGCTGCCTCCAGGCCCACGCCTGCTTTTACGCCCCTGGAAGAAACACCAGTCAGAACGCTGGGAAACTACAATCTGATTGAACAGATCGGGCAAGGAGGCATGGGAGTTGTCTATCGCGCCACTCACACACACCTGAAAAAACAGGTCGTTGTCAAACTGATCCTGAACAGTCGCTGGGACGATAAGAATCAGATCCAGAGGTTCTATCGGGAAATGGAAGTGATCGGGAATCTGGATCACCCGAACATCGTGAAAGCCAGAGACGCAGGTGAGATCGATGGCACCTGTTTTCTGGTCATGGAATATCTGGATGGACATGATGTCAAATCCATCCTGAAAGCAGAAGGAAAACTTTCGATCACGTCCGCCTGTTACATTCTGCGACAGGTGGCCAACGGCTTGCAATACATTCATAACCACCAGTTGATCCATCGGGATATCAAGCCCTCCAATCTGTTTTTAACAGTCGACGGCCAGGTCAAAATTCTCGACCTGGGCCTGGCAGGTCTCTCACAGGGAGAAGCCAGCGACCTGACCGACAGCCACTGCATCATGGGAAGCGTGTATTACATGGCCCCTGAGCAGGCACAGAGCGTCAAGCGAATTGATCATCGCGCCGACATCTACAGCCTGGGTTGCGCTTTCTTTCAAATGCTCACAGGCCGCCCGCCCTTTAAGAGACCATCCCAAATCGAAACCATCCTGGCTCATCGCGAAGACCCGGCGCCCCATATCAGGGTTTCCCGACCGGAGATTCCCGATGAACTCGAAGCACTGTTTCAGTCCATGCTCAAGAAAGATCCGGAAGAACGGATCCAGACCATGGCTGAAATTGTGGAAATCCTGGATCATTTTCTGCATGAGCATTCGGACCTGGTACTCAGCGAATCCTCGGAAACCCGGTTTACTGAATCACAGGAATTAAGAGCACTCTGCAATAACGCCAGGCTCTCTCCAGCGATTGAAGCCCTGCAGCAGACAGCCAGCACCCAGTACACACGCCCCCACAAGCCTGCCCGGCTCCAGAAAAAAACCGTCGTCTCATCCGTATTCGTTTGCTGCGTTCTGGGCGTCATCACGATCCCGTTCTGGGAACAAATATCTGGAACGAAGGATCCCATCCCCGTCGTCCCACTGTCGGAAAATTCCTCTCCCGTATCCGCAGCTGAACCGAACACTTCCCATCCGGAACTGGAGCGTAAAGCAGCCATCTGGTTCATTAATCATGGGTGTGAACTGGTTATCTCCGGTGAAATCGAGCCGGTAAATCAAATAGAAAAACTGCCTGAGCATGACTTCAATATCACTCAAATTGATTTCAAACCACAGACCATCACTCCCGAACTGCTGGCACCTCTCAAAGATCTGTCAAAACTCGAAATCCTTTACATGGACGATTGCGATGTCGAACCAGGATCCCTGAAACCACTGGAAGGGATGCGGGCGCTCTGGAAACTGGACCTGCACAATTCGGGAATCACCGATGACGATCTGGCCGTAATCAGCAGCCTGAAAAATTTAGCCAACCTGTCAATTCAAAAGAATCTGAAACTGACAGATCAGGGAGTGCAGTATCTTGGTCATTTACAAAAACTCAAATCCGTCAACCTTGCCCGCTTGAATGTGTCTGACAAAGGCCTGCAGTTTCTGCGGACCAATCCCGATCTGATCTGGTTAAGTCTCGAAGAGACCCAGATCACTGATGATACTGTTCCCGCGTTCAAACAACTGCACAGCATGGAAAAGCTGTTTCTGAAAAAAACCAGGATTTCAGAAAAGGAATTTCAGGATCTGAAAAACAGCCTCAAAAAACTGACCGAATATTCTTACTGA
- a CDS encoding RNA polymerase sigma factor, which yields MNYSAEWPSTHITLLNRVRLHTDTEAWMEFVKIYGPLIYNYCRKKRLNDTDAEDVCQEVFRQISTSLNSFEYNRKLGRFRSWLGTVTYHEICRFWKKNQRVQHQTGNSELEEFINKHPGEIDGVWSDEFCSHIYETAVENIRPQFDEKTWRAFELTWIQDSPSKAAAVELEVELNWIYKAKFLVQQKLKEEIKRLSFDSIVFQK from the coding sequence ATGAATTACAGTGCTGAATGGCCTTCGACACATATCACCCTCCTGAATCGTGTCCGCCTCCACACGGATACGGAAGCATGGATGGAGTTTGTGAAAATCTATGGGCCATTAATTTACAACTATTGCCGCAAAAAACGGTTAAACGACACCGATGCGGAAGATGTCTGCCAGGAAGTCTTTCGTCAGATCAGTACTTCCCTGAATTCATTTGAATACAATCGCAAACTGGGGCGTTTTCGTTCCTGGCTGGGTACTGTCACCTACCATGAGATCTGCCGATTCTGGAAGAAAAACCAACGAGTCCAGCACCAGACGGGCAATAGTGAGCTGGAAGAATTTATCAACAAACATCCTGGCGAAATCGACGGTGTCTGGTCAGATGAATTCTGCAGCCATATTTACGAAACTGCCGTGGAGAATATTCGTCCCCAGTTTGATGAAAAAACCTGGCGTGCCTTCGAACTTACCTGGATTCAGGATTCCCCCTCAAAAGCAGCAGCGGTAGAATTAGAAGTCGAGCTGAACTGGATTTATAAAGCAAAATTTCTGGTGCAGCAAAAACTCAAAGAAGAAATCAAGCGGCTCTCTTTTGACAGCATCGTGTTCCAGAAATAA